The Glutamicibacter mishrai DNA window GCGCCGAGGTGCATCAGCTGCCAGAAGACATCGATCCCTTGTACGCATTGACCGGGATGCGGCCTGAGTCGATGGATCTGCCGCCGGTTTCGGACCCGGCCTTGGCCAAGCTGCTGCCCGATGCCAGCGATGACCCGGTGGTGGCTGCTGAGCACCGCAGGCTGACCGAAGCCGATCTGATTGCGCAGAAGACCGGTCGCTTGCGCGAAGCGCAGTTCCTGCTGGAAACCGACAAGATTGTCTTGGAAAAAGAGAATGCGCAACGCTTTGCGCAGGCGCTGAATGATGTGCGGCTCGTCTTGGCGGAGCGTTTGGAAATCCGTGACGAGCAAGATGCCGCGCGAGTTTCCGAAGTGCTCGATGCCGCCGAGGTTGAAACTCCGGAAGAGTACCTGGCCTTGGTGTACAACTTGGTTTCATGGGTGCAGGATACGTTGATGAGTGCACTGATGGATGCGGAGTTTTAGTCGATGAATTCTTATTTTGCCACCGGACAAGTTTCAGCTCCTGACTCCGATACGCCCATCGGCATTTTCGACTCCGGGGTTGGGGGACTGACTGTCGCCCGGGCGATTATCGACCAGCTGCCGGGCGAATCCCTGATCTATGTGGGGGACACGGCTAATTCTCCGTACGGCCCATTGCCTATTGCCCAGGTGCGAGCCAACGCCTTGGGCGTCATGGATGAGCTGGTGGATGCCGGCGTGAAGCTGCTGGTGATCGCGTGCAATTCGGCGTCGGCCGCGGTTCTGCGTGATGCTCGCGAACGATACACCGCACGCTACGGAATCCCAGTCGTCGAGGTCATCCAGCCTGCGGTGCGCCGCGCTGTGGCTGGTTCCAAGAACGGCAAGATCGGCATCATCGGCACGCAGGCCACCGTAGGTTCACGCGCCTATGAGGACGCCTTTGCCGCCGCGCCCAATCTGCAAGTGACTTCCGTGGCCTGCCCGCGTTTTGTGGAGTTCGTGGAATCCGGGATTACCGCGGGACCGGAACTTCTGCAGATCGCGCAGGAGTACTTGGCGCCGTTGCAGGAAGCCGGCGTCGACACCCTGATTTTGGGCTGCACGCACTACCCGTTGCTCACCGGTGTGATCTCCTATGTGATGGGTGATGGCGTCACATTGGTTTCCAGCGCGGAAGAAACCGCCAAGGATGTTTTCCGCGCTTTGACGCGCCATTCGCTGGTTCGCGAAGACGGTGTCGCGGCGCGTCATGAGTTCCTTGCCACAGGTAACGCTGATAGTTTTGGTGTACTGGCTCGCCGTTTCCTCGGTCCCGAGGTCTTGCAGGTGCGCCACGTGGACCATGTGGCCGCCCACTACCCGACCGGTGCCATCGCGCGGATTACCCCGCAAATGATCGCCGCGTCGAAAGCGAGAAACGAATGAAGCTGACCATCATTGGATGCACCGGGTCGTTCCCGGGACCGGGATCTCCCGCGTCCTGCTACCTGGTGTCGGCCTTTGATGGCACCCGCGACTGGAAGATCCTGCTTGATTTGGGCTCCGGCGCGTTGGGCGTGCTTCAGCGCTACACCGATATCAAGGATATCGACGGGATCATGATTTCCCATCTGCACCCGGACCACTGCATGGACCTGTGCGGAATGCACGTGGCAATCCGCTGGGATCCCAATGGCTGGGGCCGTGACCGCATGCTCGTGCATGGACCGGAA harbors:
- the murI gene encoding glutamate racemase, coding for MNSYFATGQVSAPDSDTPIGIFDSGVGGLTVARAIIDQLPGESLIYVGDTANSPYGPLPIAQVRANALGVMDELVDAGVKLLVIACNSASAAVLRDARERYTARYGIPVVEVIQPAVRRAVAGSKNGKIGIIGTQATVGSRAYEDAFAAAPNLQVTSVACPRFVEFVESGITAGPELLQIAQEYLAPLQEAGVDTLILGCTHYPLLTGVISYVMGDGVTLVSSAEETAKDVFRALTRHSLVREDGVAARHEFLATGNADSFGVLARRFLGPEVLQVRHVDHVAAHYPTGAIARITPQMIAASKARNE
- a CDS encoding DUF2017 domain-containing protein yields the protein MAKAFKYGAHGITGTLHSAERKLLRELFGDVITMLEERAEVHQLPEDIDPLYALTGMRPESMDLPPVSDPALAKLLPDASDDPVVAAEHRRLTEADLIAQKTGRLREAQFLLETDKIVLEKENAQRFAQALNDVRLVLAERLEIRDEQDAARVSEVLDAAEVETPEEYLALVYNLVSWVQDTLMSALMDAEF